The Punica granatum isolate Tunisia-2019 chromosome 4, ASM765513v2, whole genome shotgun sequence genome has a window encoding:
- the LOC116202364 gene encoding GPI-anchored protein LLG1-like, whose translation MAFSSSPMFNLILLCSFLGLAAASSSVFLSDGIFESQGSTGRALLQAKKSCAVDFENQNYTIITSQCKGPQYPAQHCCSSFKQFACPFSEQINDLTTDCASTMFSYINLYGKYPPGLFANECKEGKDGLDCSSVPPAATASQKDSISESSGQKLMTTATSVSAGAFVVLLFQLLL comes from the exons ATGGCGTTTAGTTCCTCCCCCATGTTCAATCTCATCCTCCTCTGCAGCTTCTTGGGCTTGGCAgctgcttcttcttcggtTTTCCTTTCCG ATGGTATCTTTGAATCTCAGGGATCTACCGGGCGTGCCCTTCTTCAGGCTAAAAAGA GTTGCGCTGTTGACTTCGAGAACCAGAATTACACAATCATCACGAGCCAGTGCAAAGGGCCTCAGTACCCAGCGCAACATTGCTGCTCATCTTTCAAGCAATTCGCTTGCCCATTTTCTGAACAGATCAATGACCTCACAACCGACTGTGCCTCAACCATGTTCAGCTACATCAACCTCTATGGGAAATACCCACCTGGTCTCTTCGCCAATGAGTGCAAAGAAGGGAAGGACGGTCTTGATTGCAGCTCAGTCCCTCCTGCTGCTACTGCATCACAGAAGGATTCAATCAGTGAAAGCAGTGGTCAGAAATTGATGACTACAGCTACGTCAGTGAGTGCAGGAGCCTTCGTCGTGCTGCTGTTCCAATTACTGCTCTAA
- the LOC116204371 gene encoding uncharacterized protein LOC116204371 codes for MVYKFAHDNDLGIFAIIETRVKEVNCKKFADGWKGWYMFENYQFAGNGRLWLMVREDLQVQILSKSAQFIHLLLNVPKGVGWIAVTFVYASNDMMERRLLWHDLHVVAGSMSHSWVLLGDFNAVKDIKEVKADGREIAMDQSMRDFADFMNSAELTDHTSIGCYYTWSNKRQEGFQARKIDRVLVNGKWLQGQIASTVEFLPPGISGHCPAMLKFGEKESTGPKPFKFFHFWTEHPEYMALVRRVWTEAQEGTPMEVLYKKLRSLKMHLKDFNRTEFGNVHTRINDLQSELAQVQATLLDSDCMPPELIKKEVDLRVKLLEAINREEKFLRQKSRVAWLKAGDQNTSFFHKAVKGRHARTTIRALYSTSGAKLEGVQEIKDEAINFYQGLLGKKDDCIGGISTSQLSPILKRKVPHLKRQMLMLPITDEEIKVALFSMGNDKSPGPDATQHISLNMLGKLFRKTSLMLCNTSSPKESFEER; via the coding sequence ATGGTTTATAAGTTTGCTCATGACAATGACTTGGGGATTTTTGCTATCATTGAAACTCGGGTGAAGGAGGTGAACTGTAAAAAATTTGCAGATGGATGGAAAGGTTGGTATATGTTTGAAAATTATCAGTTTGCCGGAAATGGTAGGTTGTGGTTAATGGTGCGAGAGGATTTGCAAGTTCAAATACTAAGCAAGTCTGCTCAATTTATTCATCTTCTGCTCAATGTGCCTAAAGGAGTTGGCTGGATTGCGGTAACTTTTGTCTATGCTTCAAATGATATGATGGAGAGAAGGTTGTTATGGCATGATCTGCACGTCGTCGCCGGAAGCATGAGTCACAGTTGGGTGTTGTTAGGAGATTTCAATGCTGTAAAGGATATAAAAGAGGTCAAAGCAGATGGGAGGGAAATTGCCATGGATCAAAGCATGCGGGATTTTGCGGACTTCATGAATTCAGCTGAACTCActgatcatacctccattGGATGCTACTATACGTGGAGCAACAAAAGACAAGAGGGTTTCCAAGCAAGGAAGATTGATAGAGTCTTGGTTAATGGAAAGTGGCTTCAAGGGCAAATAGCCTCCACCGTTGAATTCCTCCCTCCTGGTATCTCTGGCCATTGCCCAGCTATGTTGAAATTTGGTGAAAAGGAGAGTACAGGCCCTAAGCCATTCAAATTCTTTCATTTCTGGACTGAACATCCAGAGTATATGGCACTGGTCAGGCGAGTCTGGACAGAGGCTCAGGAAGGTACTCCAATGGAAGTGCTTTACAAAAAGCTGAGGAGCCTCAAGATGCATCTAAAGGATTTCAACAGAACTGAATTTGGGAATGTACATACACGGATAAACGATTTGCAGTCTGAGCTCGCCCAGGTTCAAGCTACGTTGCTGGATAGTGATTGTATGCCTCCTGAATTGATCAAAAAGGAGGTGGACTTGCGGGTAAAGCTCCTAGAAGCAATCAACAGGGAGGAGAAGTTTCTCAGACAAAAGTCTAGAGTAGCATGGCTAAAAGCGGGAGATCAGAACACCTCTTTTTTCcacaaagcagtaaaaggtagACATGCTCGAACTACCATACGAGCCCTATACTCTACTTCTGGCGCCAAGTTAGAAGGAGTGCAGGAAATTAAGGACGAAGCAATAAATTTCTATCAAGGCCTCCTGGGGAAAAAGGATGATTGTATTGGGGGGATCTCGACATCTCAGCTTTCTCCCATACTTAAACGGAAGGTTCCTCACTTAAAACGTCAAATGCTTATGCTGCCTATTACAGATGAGGAGATTAAAGTTGCCTTGTTCTCGATGGGGAATGACAAGTCACCAGGGCCTGATGCTACACAGCATATTTCTTTAAACATGCTTGGCAAATTGTTCAGAAAGACTTCACTAATGCTGTGCAACACTTCTTCTCCTAAGGAAAGCTTCGAAGAGAGGTAA
- the LOC116202362 gene encoding uncharacterized protein LOC116202362, with the protein MLANPRAFFSVKCFPSASFGFFPQSCLGARPRTPCSAALQSSGCRSSPREFELGDMEGGTVSLQEWQGWGTVSPVPSMVTEVIQDLKLLEKISDAQMSFGGNGGKLQGEFKVVEDKKHRAKYESLGDSEKKLQFFSARQIACRLLGSRGYLCQNCWLPTDDCMCSKLRQCRLWSGMRFWLYMHPKDFLRQNNTGKLLWQVFGVQSATLCLFGIAEDEDIMWNTFKASGKSKVWCLYPSKNGVERSVQDALCLAHTKFESVSDVKKDEDDILHFVLIDGTWSNSAAMFKRMKERAKLVWGDEDLPCISLATGASAMHKLRPQPSWDRTCTAAAAVALLSELQLISQFSPYGFDEQAEAVEDALRVLLEALTTRRIRMGRSISRKVRCTSNIC; encoded by the exons ATGCTTGCAAACCCAAGAGCCTTCTTTTCTGTGAAATGCTTTCCTTCAGCCTCCTTTGGGTTCTTTCCCCAGAGCTGCCTTGGGGCGAGACCAAGAACGCCGTGCAGCGCCGCCTTACAGAGCTCTGGCTGTCGCTCTTCTCCGAGAGAATTTGAGCTCGGGGACATGGAAGGTGGGACAGTCTCACTGCAAGAATGGCAGGGGTGGGGGACTGTGTCCCCTGTTCCCTCTATGGTTACTGAGGTCATTCAAGACTTGAAGCTTCTGGAGAAAATTAGTGATGCCCAGATGAGTTTCGGTGGCAATGGCGGTAAACTTCAG GGAGAATTCAAGGTAGTGGAAGATAAAAAACACAGAGCAAAATACGAGTCTCTAGGCGATTCTGAGAAGAAACTCCAATTTTTTTCTGCTAGACAGATAGCATGCCGCTTGCTGGGAAGCAGGGGTTATCTCTGCCAAAAT TGTTGGCTTCCTACAGATGATTGTATGTGTTCAAAGTTGAGGCAATGCCGTCTTTGGAGTGGTATGCGTTTCTGGTTGTATATGCACCCAAAG GATTTCCTCAGGCAGAACAACACAGGGAAGTTGCTGTGGCAAGTATTTGGAGTTCAATCAGCAACTCTGTGCCTTTTTGGTATTGCCGAGGATGAAGATATAATGTGGAATACTTTCAAAGCGTCAG GCAAAAGTAAAGTATGGTGCCTTTATCCCAGTAAGAATGGAGTGGAGAGGTCTGTCCAGGATGCATTATGCCTAGCACATACGAAATTTGAATCT GTTTCTGATGTAAAGAAGGATGAAGATGATATTTTGCATTTCGTTTTGATTGACGGTACATGGAGCAATTCTGCGGCAATGTTTAAGCGTATGAAG GAGCGAGCAAAGTTGGTTTGGGGAGATGAGGACCTTCCCTGTATATCTCTAGCTACCGGTGCATCGGCTATGCACAAGCTCAG GCCACAGCCTTCGTGGGACCGAACCTGCACAGCAGCTGCAGCCGTTGCCCTACTCTCTGAGCTTCAACTCATATCACAATTTAGCCCCTACGGTTTTGATGAGCAGGCAGAAGCGGTGGAAGATGCCTTACGGGTTTTGTTGGAAGCTCTGACCACTCGGCGTATTAGAATGGGAAGGTCCATCTCTCGCAAAGTCAGATGCACCAGCAACATCTGTTAG
- the LOC116202363 gene encoding uncharacterized protein LOC116202363 produces MAAAIPESTALASAKARMALPAEITPSPAAVSLSVRGRVGLPRFSGLKIQQQPLGLALFNSKRNSSVSRRASEGRGIACEAQDAALDVPNVTDATWQSLVLKADGPVLVEFWAPWCGPCRMIHPVIGELAKQYTEKLTCFKLNTDESPSIASQYGVRSIPTIMIFNKGEKKDAVIGAVPKTSLENTIEKLL; encoded by the exons ATGGCGGCGGCAATTCCTGAATCGACCGCTCTTGCTTCAGCTAAAGCCCGGATGGCACTCCCGGCGGAGATTACACCATCCCCGGCGGCAGTTTCCCTCTCCGTCCGCGGGAGGGTCGGGTTGCCTCGATTCAGCGGGCTGAAGATTCAGCAGCAGCCTCTGGGTCTGGCCTTGTTTAATTCGAAGAGGAATTCTTCGGTTTCTCGCAGAGCCAGCGAAGGCAGAGGGATTGCGTGTGAAGCTCAGGACGCTGCTCTTGACG TTCCCAACGTTACGGATGCTACTTGGCAATCGCTCGTTCTCAAGGCTGATGGACCGGTGCTTGTCGAGTTTTGGGCACCATGGTGTGGGCCATGTCGGATGATCCACCCGGTaattggcgaacttgcgaagcagtaCACGGAGAAGCTGACGTGCTTCAAGCTGAACACCGACGAGAGCCCCTCTATCGCAAGCCAATACGGGGTCCGGAGTATCCCAACGATCATGATCTTCAACAAGGGGGAGAAGAAAGACGCGGTGATCGGCGCGGTCCCTAAGACCTCACTTGAGAACACCATAGAGAAGTTACTATAA
- the LOC116204370 gene encoding uncharacterized protein LOC116204370: protein MSNPAPQSSIISVNPDPTSISGEKLTPKGPLNWKKVFPKVNQNLEYFEGVEHSNVKPPSEFLQFGVDQWCFTLIGRFLGKTPDFGKVASVVNGLWGKHGRVTASTLGDLFIFQFPSEAVMSWVLETGPWHVERKFLILQKWSPHFTEEELNMRKMPIWVQLRKIPLQYFHPKGISYLASAIGKPLFMDRATALRSRLEYAKVCIELDVDKEIPEFLNVDLENNRSAEVLVDIPWLPDKCDHCKVFGHQCNSSAEVPPVAEKTPNVQPAKENCHTVEATSPASPTTVEETRATETTSRHAGKARRRCIATEKASPAVVTTLTDQNEFLGDLISEKGKVPLSFELGEDEEGRKGVTSSDDDREIATKVKEARPGAHRQPRSASKGVVQAVLKVQGSRKSRLGKGGKPPKRTQ, encoded by the coding sequence ATGTCGAATCCAGCCCCTCAATCGTCGATAATCTCTGTCAATCCTGATCCGACTTCAATTTCAGGTGAGAAATTGACTCCTAAGGGCCCTCTCAACTGGAAGAAAGTCTTCCCGAAAGTAAATCAAAATCTTGAATATTTTGAAGGCGTTGAGCATAGCAATGTGAAGCCTCCTTCGGAATTTCTACAGTTTGGTGTTGATCAATGGTGTTTTACACTAATTGGAAGATTTTTGGGCAAAACCCCTGACTTTGGAAAGGTTGCCTCGGTGGTCAATGGTTTATGGGGAAAACACGGGAGGGTGACAGCGAGTACACTGGGAGATTTGTTCATCTTCCAGTTCCCGTCTGAAGCAGTAATGTCTTGGGTTCTGGAGACGGGACCATGGCATGTAGAGAGAAAGTTCTTAATTTTGCAGAAATGGAGCCCTCATTTCACTGAAGAGGAACTAAACATGAGGAAGATGCCAATCTGGGTTCAATTGCGGAAAATTCCTCTGCAGTACTTCCATCCCAAGGGCATTAGCTACTTAGCGAGCGCCATTGGTAAGCCTCTTTTCATGGACAGAGCTACTGCTCTCCGATCAAGGTTGGAATATGCAAAGGTATGTATTGAATTGGATGTTGATAAGGAAATCCCGGAGTTTCTGAATGTTGATTTGGAAAATAATCGCTCAGCAGAAGTTCTAGTGGACATTCCTTGGTTGCCAGACAAATGTGACCACTGCAAGGTCTTTGGTCATCAATGCAATAGCTCAGCGGAGGTGCCACCAGTAGCTGAGAAAACTCCAAACGTTCAGCCTGCTAAGGAGAACTGTCATACTGTAGAAGCTACATCCCCTGCCAGCCCAACTACTGTGGAGGAGACTCGGGCTACTGAGACGACGTCTCGACATGCTGGCAAGGCCCGACGGAGATGTATCGCTACTGAGAAAGCTTCCCCTGCTGTTGTCACAACTCTCACTGACCAGAATGAGTTCCTGGGAGACTTGATTAGTGAAAAGGGTAAGGTCCCTTTATCGTTTGAACTAGGCGAGGACGAGGAAGGCCGTAAGGGGGTCACCAGCTCTGATGATGACCGGGAAATTGCTACAAAAGTGAAAGAGGCTCGGCCGGGGGCACATCGGCAACCTAGAAGTGCATCGAAAGGAGTAGTCCAGGCAGTCTTGAAAGTGCAAGGATCAAGGAAGTCAAGGTTGGGTAAGGGTGGTAAACCTCCCAAACGAACCCAATGA